The nucleotide sequence CTGTCGGGACGGCGATTTAGGTTCGAGTAATCGGCCTTTTCCTAGAAGGCGTCCCCGGAGTAATGGCTCAGCGCGCGAGCCTTCGGGACCAAGCTTCGCTGGTAATCGAGAAGCGGCGCTCCAACCGCACCGTGTACATGCTCCGGAGCGGCGTTCGGGCAGCCTAGAGCCGGGGTGGATGGCTCAAAGCGCGGTGGTCCGGGACTACTGGGCGCTGAAGATTGGACGACGGCGAGCCACTCGGCTCGTCCTAACCGTCTCGGGGTGAAGAGCTTGCCGCGGCCTAACCCTATCTTGCCGTCCGGAGCGGCTGCTGCCGGTGCTCGTTCGAAAAGCCGCCTGAAGGAGGGTCACGAAAGCTCAGCCAAAGGCGCTGGTCTGTGCCCGCCAACGGCCACCGCAATTCCCATTGCGTCCCTACACGTTCCGCGTGCTGCAGGGTTGCCGGTGCGCTAGGTTCTACGTCCCGCGTATTCTGTAGGCACCCGCCAGTCCGAGCAATAGCATGAGCGCCATCATCGCCGATTCGCTCAGGGTCGGGATGCTAGGGACGGCGTAACTTGTTACCGTGAGTGTCCACTTCGCGTAAAGCGTGACGTCGCCAGAACCCATCGCGAAGGTCGCGCCGCCGGCGTAACTCGTGCCGCTGCCGTTGGCGGCGGTGTTCCAGCCAGCGAAGGTATAGCCGGTCTTCACCAGACTGCCTGTGTTACCCAATACGGTGACCGTGGCACCGGCAACGTACGGATTGCCGTCGGTGGGCACACTGCCGCCAGTGCTGCCGTTGCCGTCGTAGGTCACACGTGGAACAGTTTGCAACTTGGCAGTTACCACCACCATCGCGAAGCTGCGGGTACCGATCATCGTCGCGGAGTCCTGCACCCCATCGTTGACTATTAGCGTAACGAAATAGCTGCCCTCCCCAGCATAAGTATGCGTTGGCGTGACCGTCGAACCCGAGGTTGTGTCTCCGAAATCCCAACGATAAGAGAGCGGAGCGTTTTCAGGATCGCTTGATGACGATCCGTCGAGCATGAGAGGCACGCCCGCTTGTGCATAGTAGATCGGACCGCCAGCTACGGCCAACGGCCGCAAGTTCGCCGATCTCGCACAGGGGATGCTGAATGGTGCAGTTGATCCGCTTGTTACCGCGGCGTTGTAGTGACCGTCAGTAGTAACAGATGGCACCGCGACCGTGCCCTGAAACGTCAGGCCCGGCAGCTTCGTGGGCAACTGAATCTGACCCCACGGTAGAGTGATCGTCACCGGAGCCAACTGGATCGGACCCGTAGTGGTGTCCCAACCATTCGCAACCAGCG is from Candidatus Binatia bacterium and encodes:
- a CDS encoding IPTL-CTERM sorting domain-containing protein; the protein is AGLYQVTLTVSAGGVTSAPAHTEVEVLPALPSAGLSIGACVAPGGTLSLDGAAPTANGTLVANGWDTTTGPIQLAPVTITLPWGQIQLPTKLPGLTFQGTVAVPSVTTDGHYNAAVTSGSTAPFSIPCARSANLRPLAVAGGPIYYAQAGVPLMLDGSSSSDPENAPLSYRWDFGDTTSGSTVTPTHTYAGEGSYFVTLIVNDGVQDSATMIGTRSFAMVVVTAKLQTVPRVTYDGNGSTGGSVPTDGNPYVAGATVTVLGNTGSLVKTGYTFAGWNTAANGSGTSYAGGATFAMGSGDVTLYAKWTLTVTSYAVPSIPTLSESAMMALMLLLGLAGAYRIRGT